The following proteins are encoded in a genomic region of Myxococcota bacterium:
- a CDS encoding serine hydrolase domain-containing protein: MASTVSVGGECQARFARLREAFAESFANGEVGASVAVAIDGQLVVDLWGGHRDAARTLPWQRDTLANVYSTTKGVTAICAHRLVEAGKLDLDAPVASYWPEFAQQGKGAIPVRWLLCHRAGVPALRKQIPPGGLYDWKYMTESLAAEAPFWEPGARHGYHALTYGYLVGEVIRRVDGRSVGSYFREELARPLGLDFHIGSGPELDARIAEIIPAPPSPPGVPNPFHAAAQNPESLVGRVFANPPLTPGTVNTRAWRAVEIPAGNGHGTARGLARLYGALASDGRLDGVHVLSPAQVARANTENSVGQDEVLSPLPTRFGLGFMMTQPLIPFGPNPRSFGHPGAGGSIGFADPDARLGFAYVMNQMQMGLGGDARGFRLIAEVYEALK, encoded by the coding sequence ATGGCGTCAACGGTCAGCGTAGGGGGAGAGTGCCAGGCGCGCTTCGCGCGCCTGCGCGAGGCGTTCGCGGAGAGCTTCGCGAACGGCGAGGTGGGCGCCTCGGTCGCGGTGGCGATCGACGGCCAGCTCGTGGTCGATCTCTGGGGCGGCCACCGCGACGCCGCGCGCACGCTGCCCTGGCAGCGAGACACGCTGGCCAACGTGTACTCCACGACCAAGGGCGTGACTGCCATCTGCGCGCACCGGCTGGTCGAAGCGGGCAAGCTCGATCTCGACGCGCCGGTCGCGAGCTACTGGCCCGAGTTCGCGCAGCAGGGCAAGGGTGCCATTCCCGTGCGCTGGCTGCTCTGTCACCGCGCGGGCGTGCCGGCGCTGCGCAAGCAGATCCCGCCCGGGGGCCTGTACGACTGGAAGTACATGACCGAGTCACTCGCCGCCGAGGCGCCGTTCTGGGAGCCCGGCGCGCGCCACGGCTACCATGCGCTCACCTACGGCTACCTGGTCGGCGAGGTGATCCGCCGCGTCGACGGACGCAGCGTCGGCAGCTACTTCCGCGAGGAGCTGGCGCGGCCGCTGGGGCTGGACTTCCACATCGGCAGCGGGCCCGAGCTCGACGCGCGCATCGCCGAGATCATCCCCGCGCCGCCCTCTCCGCCGGGCGTGCCCAATCCGTTCCACGCGGCCGCCCAGAACCCCGAGTCACTCGTGGGCCGCGTGTTCGCCAACCCGCCACTCACTCCGGGCACGGTCAACACGCGCGCCTGGCGCGCGGTCGAGATCCCGGCCGGCAACGGCCACGGCACGGCGCGCGGGCTCGCGCGGCTGTACGGCGCGCTCGCGAGCGACGGCCGGCTCGACGGCGTGCACGTGCTCTCGCCGGCGCAGGTCGCGCGCGCGAACACCGAGAACTCGGTCGGCCAGGACGAGGTGCTCTCGCCGCTCCCGACCCGCTTCGGGCTGGGCTTCATGATGACCCAGCCGCTCATCCCGTTCGGCCCCAACCCCCGATCGTTCGGCCACCCCGGGGCGGGCGGCTCGATCGGCTTCGCCGACCCCGACGCGCGGCTCGGCTTCGCCTACGTGATGAACCAGATGCAGATGGGCCTGGGCGGCGACGCTCGCGGCTTCCGGCTGATCGCCGAGGTCTACGAGGCGTTGAAGTAG